The following coding sequences are from one Bos mutus isolate GX-2022 chromosome 22, NWIPB_WYAK_1.1, whole genome shotgun sequence window:
- the LOC102269178 gene encoding serine protease 44, whose translation MASPGVLQSGSGSLGLLVWLLALQPWLTCGRRTSRIVGGRPAAEKKWPWQVSLQVNQKHICGGSLIGSRWVLTAAHCIFGHVEYTVKMGITQLQQTSTMAVTVPVQDIVIHKHFNPIGIIENDIALALLAFPVNFSASIQPVCLPEKAFMVQAGTECWVTGWGKVKEEASTQELQEAELNILRYETCNEVLSEKLESQFDVVKEGTVCAISSKGKDACQGDSGGPLVCEFNNSWVQVGIVSWGIGCGRSGYPGVYTEVSFYKDWLVARVSKTSHTDSTGYFSLPLCLVLPWSILLTP comes from the exons ATGGCGTCTCCAGGTGTCCTCCAGAGCGGCAGCGGCTCCCTGGGCCTCCTAGTCTGGCTCCTGGCCCTTCAACCTTGGCTCA CGTGTGGCCGTCGGACTTCGAGGATAGTTGGTGGAAGGCCAGCCGCAGAGAAGAAGTGGCCGTGGCAGGTCAGCTTGCAGGTCAATCAAAAACACATATGCGGAGGCTCCCTCATTGGCAGTCGGTGGGTGTTGACCGCGGCCCATTGCATATTTGG CCATGTGGAATACACAGTGAAGATGGGAATCACACAGTTGCAGCAAACCTCCACAATGGCAGTCACGGTCCCAGTCCAAGACATCGTTATCCACAAACATTTCAATCCTATCGGAATAATCGAAAATGACATTGCCCTTGCTCTGCTCGCCTTCCCTGTGAATTTCTCTGCGAGCATCCAACCCGTGTGCCTCCCTGAAAAGGCTTTCATGGTCCAAGCTGGTACAGAGTGCTGGGTGACTGGATGGGGAAAAGTAAAGGAAGAAG CTTCTACACAAGAGCTTCAGGAGGCTGAGCTAAACATTCTTCGCTATGAGACTTGTAATGAGGTGCTCAGCGAAAAGTTGGAAAGTCAGTTTGATGTGGTCAAGGAGGGGACTGTCTGTGCTATCAGCTCCAAAGGAAAGGATGCCTGCCAG GGAGATTCTGGGGGTCCCCTGGTCTGTGAATTTAATAATTCATGGGTCCAAGTGGGGATTGTGAGCTGGGGCATTGGCTGTGGTCGCAGCGGGTATCCAGGAGTTTATACAGAAGTGAGTTTCTACAAGGATTGGCTCGTTGCTAGAGTGAGTAAGACCTCTCATACAGATTCAACGGGCTACTTCAGCCTGCCTCTGTGTCTGGTGCTGCCTTGGAGCATCCTGCTGACCCCGTGA